The following proteins are co-located in the Triticum aestivum cultivar Chinese Spring chromosome 1A, IWGSC CS RefSeq v2.1, whole genome shotgun sequence genome:
- the LOC123079345 gene encoding uncharacterized protein translates to MEVFDEVHFVRLRCRVRRTKYLAADDDGHGVCLSSQRGAHNTVWAVQAMEGAVEGAEGGPFVLLRGAYGRYLFATDVQAATGPGHGVQAAQQARPHPNTPRCMLWQAIRRQGSFVIRSAGGRYLRANGKYVRWRTAVTVAGDDASAMLQWDVEVVPLRLDRPTLLDPPPQPMRRRRRPPTEEEVARQVRYIRAGVDGDIDETGWRTVRISTNSLMQLRLTLANLLGQNRSALHTTLCVRAGAYADLSPLLIDLPIGNDRLDIVVITHGTPVDNTLVYPNVNARN, encoded by the exons ATGGAGGTGTTCGACGAAGTGCACTTCGTGCGGCTCCGGTGCCGGGTGCGGCGGACCAAGTACCTGGCGGCGGACGACGACGGGCACGGCGTGTGCCTGTCCAGCCAGCGCGGCGCGCACAACACGGTGTGGGCGGTGCAGGCCATGGAGGGCGCGGTGGAGGGCGCCGAGGGCGGGCCCTTCGTCCTCCTCCGCGGCGCCTATGGCCGCTACCTCTTCGCCACGGATGTGCAGGCCGCCACGGGGCCCGGCCACGGCGTCCAGGCCGCGCAGCAGGCCCGGCCGCACCCGAACACGCCGAGGTGCATGCTCTGGCAGGCCATCCGGCGGCAGGGCTCCTTCGTGATCCGCAGCGCCGGGGGCCGGTACCTCCGCGCCAACGGCAAGTACGTCCGGTGGCGCACGGCCGTCACCGTCGCCGGGGACGACGCCAGCGCCATGCTGCAGTGGGACGTCGAGGTCGTGCCCCTTCGCCTGGACCGCCCTaccctcctcgatccaccgccaCAG CCGATGCGGAGGCGGCGCCGCCCGCcgacggaggaggaggtggcgcggcaGGTCCGGTACATCCGCGCCGGCGTGGACGGGGACATAGACGAGACAGGGTGGCGGACGGTGCGGATCAGCACCAACAGCCTCATGCAGCTGCGGCTGACGCTGGCCAACCTGCTGGGCCAGAACCGGTCGGCGCTCCACACCACGCTCTGCGTCCGCGCCGGTGCCTACGCcgacctctcccctctcctcaTCGACCTGCCCATCGGCAACGACCGCCTCGACATCGTCGTCATCACCCACGGCACACCAG TGGACAACACGTTGGTGTACCCAAACGTCAATGCGCGGAATTGA